In one window of Nicotiana tabacum cultivar K326 chromosome 12, ASM71507v2, whole genome shotgun sequence DNA:
- the LOC142167122 gene encoding uncharacterized protein LOC142167122, which translates to MPFLHKFTVQVPLLFSFLLLSPLYSNSAPISKPNNNNVTALINKACSSLTNKVLCMNYLKSNPKVMAAATSKPLDFALAIIHSAIGEAKNIHSYLSKPRGKLSPPAIEAYNYCKTQWGDVASGLEWSLKIKRKDKGYALDTSTDYDFVVNLDHATN; encoded by the coding sequence ATGCCTTTTTTGCACAAATTCACAGTTCAAGTTCCCCTTCTCTTTTCCTTCCTCTTGCTTTCTCCTCTGTATTCAAATTCTGCTCCAATTTCAAAACCCAACAACAATAATGTCACCGCACTTATTAACAAAGCTTGCTCATCATTAACAAATAAAGTCTTGTGCATGAACTATCTCAAAAGCAATCCAAAGGTTATGGCAGCTGCAACATCAAAACCTTTAGACTTTGCTCTTGCCATTATTCATTCAGCAATAGGCGAAGCCAAAAATATTCATTCGTATCTGTCCAAACCCAGAGGAAAACTTAGCCCACCAGCTATTGAAGCTTACAATTATTGCAAAACCCAATGGGGTGACGTGGCTAGTGGATTGGAATGGAGTCTCAAGATTAAAAGAAAGGATAAAGGCTACGCTCTTGATACAAGTACAGATTATGACTTTGTGGTGAATCTTGATCATGCCACCAATTGA